Proteins from a genomic interval of Microbacterium imperiale:
- the lysA gene encoding diaminopimelate decarboxylase: MSASDVRPAVPEWLHAPADANELVAAIWPPAAARTADGVLTVGGVLATDLAEQFGTPLYVLDQDAVVAQARRVREAFDAATARHGTTARVYYAGKAFLSTEVVRWVTGEGLAVDVATGGELAVALAGGADPARIGLHGNNKSRLELARAVELGVGSVIVDSLVEIDRLAEIAAARGAVQPVLVRVNSGVHAETHDFLATAHEDQKFGFALTDAERVVARIRELPSLRFLGMHCHIGSQIFGTAGFAESASRLVEVHARLLAGGEVPLMNLGGGFGIAYTSVDDPTDIEELADGIVDAVARECGARGIPLPALAFEPGRSIVGRAGVTIYEVGTTKPVRVSDELERLYVSVDGGMSDNARPALYGASYSARVASRTSEAAPTLARVVGRHCESGDIVVDAEYLPGDVTPGDLLAVPATGAYCFSLASNYNYVPRPPVVAVSNGEARVIVRGETIDDLLTRDAGIPTEGAE, encoded by the coding sequence GTGTCCGCGTCCGACGTCCGCCCCGCCGTGCCGGAATGGCTCCACGCTCCCGCTGACGCGAACGAGCTGGTCGCCGCGATCTGGCCGCCCGCCGCGGCTCGCACCGCAGACGGCGTGCTCACCGTCGGCGGCGTGCTGGCCACCGACCTCGCCGAGCAGTTCGGCACGCCCCTGTACGTGCTCGACCAGGATGCCGTCGTGGCGCAGGCCCGCCGTGTGCGAGAGGCCTTCGACGCTGCGACGGCGCGGCACGGCACGACCGCGCGCGTTTACTACGCCGGCAAGGCGTTCCTCAGCACCGAGGTGGTCCGCTGGGTGACCGGTGAGGGGCTGGCGGTCGACGTCGCGACCGGCGGCGAGCTCGCCGTCGCCCTCGCCGGCGGCGCCGATCCTGCTCGCATCGGCCTGCACGGCAACAATAAGTCGCGTCTCGAGCTGGCTCGCGCGGTCGAGCTGGGTGTCGGCTCGGTCATCGTCGACAGCCTCGTCGAGATCGACCGGCTCGCCGAGATCGCCGCGGCCCGCGGCGCGGTGCAGCCCGTCCTGGTGCGGGTCAACAGCGGCGTGCACGCCGAGACGCACGACTTCCTCGCGACGGCGCACGAGGACCAGAAGTTCGGCTTCGCCCTCACCGACGCCGAGCGCGTCGTCGCACGGATCCGCGAGCTGCCGTCGCTGCGCTTCCTCGGGATGCACTGCCACATCGGATCGCAGATCTTCGGCACCGCCGGGTTCGCCGAGTCGGCCTCGCGACTGGTCGAGGTGCACGCGCGCCTGCTCGCCGGGGGAGAGGTGCCCCTGATGAACCTCGGCGGCGGGTTCGGCATCGCGTACACCAGCGTCGACGACCCGACCGACATCGAAGAGCTCGCCGACGGCATCGTCGACGCCGTCGCCCGTGAGTGCGGCGCACGCGGCATCCCGCTGCCCGCCCTCGCCTTCGAGCCGGGGCGCTCCATCGTCGGGCGCGCCGGCGTCACGATCTACGAGGTCGGCACCACCAAGCCGGTCCGGGTCAGTGACGAGCTCGAGCGCCTCTACGTCAGCGTCGACGGCGGGATGAGCGACAACGCCCGTCCCGCCCTCTACGGCGCCTCGTACTCGGCGCGAGTCGCCAGCCGCACGAGCGAAGCCGCGCCGACGCTGGCCCGCGTGGTCGGCCGGCACTGCGAGTCCGGCGACATCGTCGTCGACGCCGAATACCTCCCCGGCGACGTGACCCCCGGAGACCTCCTCGCCGTGCCGGCGACCGGCGCCTACTGCTTCTCGCTCGCGAGCAACTACAACTACGTTCCGCGTCCGCCCGTGGTCGCCGTCTCGAACGGCGAAGCGCGCGTCATCGTGCGCGGCGAGACGATCGACGATCTGCTCACCCGCGACGCGGGCATCCCCACCGAAGGAGCCGAATGA
- a CDS encoding homoserine dehydrogenase, which translates to MTDYRRLRVALLGAGAVGSQVAALLLKHGDELADRAGAALDLVGISVRDLDAPRDVDLPRELLTTDPEPLLVGSDIVIELMGGIEPARTSILQAIGAGADIVTANKALLATHGPELFEAADQVGASIYYEAAAAGAIPIIRPLRDSLAGDRVQRIMGIVNGTTNYILDRMDRDGSDFAEVLADAQALGYAEADPTADVEGYDAAQKAAILASLAFHTAVPLNAVHREGITQIDADMMDAARKAGYVIKLLAVCERLSDAEVSPSGETISVRVYPALVPREHPLASVHGANNAVFVQAEAAGDLMFYGAGAGGVQTASAVLGDVVSAARRHIAGGVGVGESTRANLPVVPIGHVTTRYQITLEVEDRPGVLAAVAGLLSDGRVSIATLEQTIVTGDDVHTARLVIGTHTAREQDLSDTVGALSASGVVTRVVSVLRVEGD; encoded by the coding sequence ATGACGGACTACCGCCGCCTGCGCGTGGCCCTGCTCGGAGCCGGCGCCGTCGGCTCGCAGGTCGCCGCGCTGTTGCTCAAGCACGGAGACGAGCTGGCCGATCGTGCCGGAGCCGCCCTCGACCTCGTCGGCATCTCGGTGCGCGACCTCGACGCGCCCCGCGACGTCGACCTGCCGCGGGAACTGTTGACGACCGATCCCGAGCCGCTGCTCGTCGGATCCGACATCGTCATCGAGCTGATGGGCGGCATCGAGCCCGCGCGCACCAGCATCCTGCAGGCCATCGGAGCGGGCGCCGACATCGTGACCGCGAACAAGGCGCTGCTGGCCACGCACGGCCCCGAGCTCTTCGAAGCGGCCGACCAGGTCGGTGCCTCGATCTACTACGAGGCTGCCGCAGCCGGCGCCATCCCGATCATCCGCCCGCTGCGCGACTCGCTCGCCGGTGACCGCGTGCAGCGCATCATGGGCATCGTCAACGGAACGACGAACTACATCCTCGACCGGATGGACCGCGACGGCTCCGACTTCGCCGAGGTGCTCGCCGATGCGCAGGCGCTCGGCTACGCCGAGGCCGATCCGACGGCGGATGTCGAGGGGTACGACGCGGCGCAGAAGGCGGCCATCCTCGCCTCGCTGGCGTTCCACACCGCCGTCCCGCTCAACGCGGTGCACCGCGAGGGCATCACCCAGATCGACGCCGACATGATGGATGCCGCCCGCAAGGCGGGGTACGTCATCAAGCTGCTGGCGGTGTGCGAGCGCCTGTCCGACGCCGAGGTCTCGCCGTCGGGCGAGACCATCTCGGTGCGCGTCTACCCGGCGCTCGTTCCGCGCGAGCACCCGCTCGCCAGCGTGCACGGCGCCAACAACGCCGTCTTCGTCCAGGCCGAGGCCGCGGGCGACCTGATGTTCTACGGCGCCGGCGCCGGCGGCGTGCAGACCGCATCCGCCGTGCTCGGCGACGTCGTCTCGGCGGCGCGTCGCCACATCGCCGGCGGCGTCGGGGTGGGGGAGTCCACTCGGGCGAACCTCCCCGTCGTGCCGATCGGGCACGTCACGACGCGGTACCAGATCACCCTCGAGGTCGAAGACCGCCCCGGCGTTCTCGCCGCGGTCGCCGGCCTCCTCAGCGACGGCCGCGTCTCGATCGCGACCCTCGAACAGACCATCGTCACCGGGGACGACGTGCACACCGCGCGCCTGGTGATCGGAACGCACACGGCACGCGAGCAAGACCTCAGCGACACCGTCGGCGCGCTCAGCGCGAGCGGCGTCGTCACCCGGGTCGTCTCGGTGCTGCGGGTAGAAGGAGACTGA